In a genomic window of Diadema setosum chromosome 3, eeDiaSeto1, whole genome shotgun sequence:
- the LOC140226605 gene encoding uncharacterized protein yields MEDQPNRCIDISCTGISQFGETFSTRNFCPVKTGHARPASNILSIKTQEINGEGSQVILVITCHVSLQDQPFPHLHTYTIGVDNTAISSSSCASALFRPRPHNRCINITCSGTNGIGWTFTSLEHCLTFGSGKGPIAGVRRGFLQQPSTTYALLVAVFFLSLLTCATVILRRRDVTAF; encoded by the exons ATGGAAGATCAACCTAACAGGTGTATCGATATATCGTGTACCGGTATCAGTCAATTCGGAGAGACGTTTTCTACGCGGAACTTCTGCCCAGTGAAAACAG GTCATGCGCGCCCAGCGAGTAACATCCTCTCCATCAAGACCCAGGAGATCAATGGAGAAGGAAGCCAGGTCATTCTCGTTATCACGTGTCACGTCAGTCTTCAAGACCAGCCGTTCCCACACCTCCACACTTACACCATCGGAGTCGACAACACCGCGATCTCCTCGTCTAGCTGCGCCTCGGCTCTCTTCAGACCACGCCCACACAACAGGTGCATCAATATCACGTGCTCCGGGACAAACGGGATTGGTTGGACCTTCACCAGTCTCGAGCACTGTTTGACGTTCGGCTCTGGGAAAG GTCCAATTGCCGGTGTTCGCCGAGGATTTCTTCAGCAGCCGTCGACCACGTACGCCCTGCTCGTCGCCGTGTTCTTCCTGTCGTTGTTGACCTGTGCGACAGTGATCTTGAGAAGGAGGGATGTCACGGCCTTTTGA